The genomic segment AAACAGAAACCAACATAGACAGAAGTTCCTACCATCTCCCTCAGCCTGTGAAATTCTAgaacttctctttccttctccccttcttcttctctcACCTGGAAGATGAGCAGAGTGAACCCTCAGGGGTTGTCAGTTCCCCAGATGGCACCACATTCATAAACCACAAACTCCAGGAGAATGTAGGAAGCTTAGCCAAGGCCAAAGTTCTCTTTGGATCTTCCATATGGGCttcaagacaaaagaaaaaaaaaagtttgcttgaGAATATCTTCATATCTATTAGTTTGAACCATGCAAAATTATAGTTTTTATAGGTAAAATGAGTGTATATTGGCAATTTCAAATGATTGACCCTAATACATTATGCTTTGGGGTATAGAAATATTCAGATCTTAAATATACACAGTTAAATACAAAATCAGGTATATTCCTGTTTCCATAATTAAAGCAAAGAGTGTTTCCTTTGGTCACTACTCCCTCTGACAAGAGGTGTGAACCAAATTCAGAGGCCGGAAAGGTCCAGGTCTGGGTCATTTCTCCATGCCTCACTTGTCCTGCTGTCTTGGTCGGTCATCGTGTTAAGCTGTCTCATAAAACATTTGCTATGGCTTGACTTTCTCCTGATAGGGTGGCTTTCCATCCTTGGCACTTCGTTGGCCTTCTTGGTATGCTTTATGCACTGGTTCTTGTTTCCAAATTGGCATTATTGTTGTTATGATTCCTGCTGCTTTCCCACATTTCCCGTCTTTCTTCTGATCTCTCTCTCGCCTGtacatttcttacattttctccTGTGCTTCCTTCTTCCCATAATCATTGCCCAAGCgtgtcttctttcttctccttggcaCATTTCCTTTGTCCACTCTCACATATGCAGAGATGGCTCTTGGTTTTCCTTCTGAAATCTCATAGTTTGGAGGTAAACTTGTTAGCAAGGCCACTAAGAGAACAAAAGGGAAACAAACGGGAAACCAAGTCACTATCTCTCTCATTTCCTGGTTTCTAGAAATAAGACCCAAAGAACTCACTGTCTCAGCACTTTCAGCTCAGGCCACACTAGGGTGATCAAACTGAGCTTCTGAGTGCTGATCAAAACCTATAAAACCAAGTAGACCATCTACAAATCTTCACTGGTAATACCATAAAGAATGAAAAGGTCACTAATTGGTAAGACTATATGTGTGATAATTAAATTTAGGTATCAACCTGGCTAGGTTAAAGGATGACCAGGTACctggtaaaacattattctgggtgtgtctataaGAGTGTTTtgggaagagattagcatttgaattggtgaacTTAGTAAAGCAGATGGCTCTCACCAACAAGGGCAGGCATCATCTAATCTGTCGAaggcctgaataaaacaaaaaggtagaggaaaggaaaatttGCTTCTTCTCTTCTTGGTCTAGCAtatcatcttctcctgcccttggatatTAGTGCTCCTGGTTAGTGGGCCTTCAGACTTAAACCAGGATTTACCcctttggcttccctggttctcagttctttggacttggactgaattacactgccagctttcctggttctccagcttgcagatggcagatcatgggacttcttggcctccataattgtgtgagccaatttccatttaatttacatatccagtcatgcattgcttaacaatggAGATAtgtttctgagaaatgcattgttgagtgatttcatcattgtgcaaacatcatagagtgtaatTACACAAACCTAGACAGCATAgactactatacacctaggctacatAGTGTAGTCTGTAACATAATGATAAGTATGTATATATCTAACCAtatctaaatgtagaaaaggtacagtaaaaatatggtataatcttatgggatcaccATCATATATGCAATCCTTTCTAGACTGAAATGCCGTTGTGTAGTGCATAGTTgtatgtgcacgcacacacacacacacacacacatacacacacatcctattggttctttTTGTCAGAAGAGCCCTAAAACAATATGTTATACATTTATATtgactctgtttcaaaatttaTGGTTTTGGTGAAACATATGTGGAGATGGGGTATAGGCATCTGAACTGGGATAGTGTCCTGCTAAAGAATGGATGGGAGGCATCATTTGGGACAAACCCAGGATATCAGCTTATAGGTATCAAGAGCTCAACAAGAGCACTTTATGGCAAAACCCCCCACAAGATCTCTCAGAAGTTGTGAAAAATGTTTCTGCTAAAAGTTTCTTTATGACAGATGATGTTTATGGATAAAATAGGGATTAGCAGGATTCTTTAAATACTTTCAAACACTGACTTTCATTTCTACCAGGCAGTGGGGCCCCAAGTGCAGGGCCGTGGGAAGTGCTAGTCTGAGAGATATTAGGCTGCACTGTCTGTAGagaatctgaaaaaataatagagTCAACTGAAATGTAGTTTGGTATCATTATTGCCATGCATCATAATTCTAAATCATACTAGTGGTCAAATACTCTGCCCTGAAAAAAACCTTTTCTTGGTTTGCATTCTAAATAATTGTTGTGGTCACCACTGagctttcaaatatataaatagtttaaagtttgcacatttttattatctgttcCTTAACAAACATTGAAACTGACATGAAAATTATTATCGGAAACATCCAGGTATACAGTCCCTGACTCATAAGGACTCAGGTAAATACTTAGGGTAGTTCATGGCCCTAGTCTCTGGGGTACCACATGTTTCTTCTTCAAATCACAGATTCAAAATCAAGAATGATAACACAGTGATTGTATAGACAAAATAACTGAACCAAAATTTCTTGCTTCTGTCATTCTGTTGAAACACTTAGAGTTTTTACTAGTGCTTCAAATTCTGAACAGTAAAACAGAGTGTGAATGTCATGTTggaatatttttggctttttagaCACAAATTTTAagtatgtgaaatatttttacaagACTAAGTAACATCATTGAAAttacagctttcttctttttaaaactggtatttgttttaaaatggaagagtaaatcaagaaaaatataattgttaCTGATTATTACAAGGTTattactgaaaaagaaatgtatggaaTAGAGGAGGAAGGGGTTAACACACGATCTGGCCTGGGTGTTGAACATACCAATAAGCCACTGCTTCCAGGGAATGCCTAAGACAGAGCTGGCTCGGCGTGTTGGGTCACGGCATGTAAGGAAACTGCTGGGCTACATGCCACCGTCCTCAGTTGTCCAGATAAATAACCCCATAGCCCCTGGGGAAATAATAATCTTTAATTATGATATAGCTGACACCATTCAAAGCACTACACTAAGTCCTTTATGTGAATTAACTTTcgtcaaatttatttttcacaaataacCCAAATATGTATACCATTATTATCCTACtttacagaaggagaaactgagcTCCTAAAGTTAAATACCTAACCCAAGTTAAGACTGCTAGTCACCCTAGGCTATTAACTCAGGCAGTCTAACTCAGGTATGATAGCATTATGCTGCTGTCTCCAGCTTTGACTATGCCTGAATTATAGCATCATACATCTAACTAAAAAGctaaaggaattaaaatgagCCATAGGACTCAATTTAATAAAaggagagaggccgggcgcggtggctcacgcctgtaatcccagcactttgggaggccgaggcgggcggatcacaaggtcaggagatcgagaccacgatgaaaccccgtctctactaaaaatacaaaaaaaattagccgggcgcggttgtgggcgcctgtagtcccagctactcgggaggctgaggcaggagaatggcgtgaacccgggaggcggagcttgcagtgagccgagatcacgccactgcactccagcctgggtgacagagcaagactccgtctcaaaaaataaaataaaataaaataaaattaaaaaaataaataaataaataaataaataaaaggagagaaaatattggGGTTAAGTGATAATgcagagttttaaatatttttgtgaaaggGCCAGAGATTATTACCAGtgtgacaaaaaaattaaaaggttgggggaagaagaaaaaaaaagagggaggtctgagaaacagaaatatcagaggaaggaaataaaggaggGTGAGACTAAATTCTCTTTTAGCATCCAGATTCCACAGATTCCacaaatcacatttctttttttaccaACTAAGGAAAAATAACACTTGACCTAACATTTCATTGCAGTTGGCTAAAGGATGCTAGAAAAACTGTATTTCAGTGGTTTGCTCTAACTTCTTCAGGAATAAAGAAAAGTGACAAAAAGatcagagaagagaagaaaggaaactatcagaaaaatacagaattggAGTAGGATATGACATATTTGGGTTTAAGGTAAAATTTTACATTGTAATCTTAAGTATCTTGATACTTCATTTTGGTCCCTGGAACAGCAGCATCAGAATCTGCTGAGGGCTTGTTAAAAAGGCAGAATCTCGGGTCCTACCGCAGactcactgaatcagaatctatgTACTGACAAGAGGCCCCGGGATTCATATGCACAGTAGAGCTGGAGAAGTTGCGTTGTAGCCTGTGATTGTTTTCTGTAACTTAGTATTTCTGAGTTTTCCCAAGGAAGAAAACCCAGGCCTCAGCTTCTGACAGACTTGTGTTTCTCCTTTACTTACTAGCTGCATGACTCCTGAGCAAGGAAATCAATCtttatgtgcctcagtttcctcatctataaactggGGACTATAATCATCATCTCCCAGACTTGTTTTgaggatgctcaataaatgctccTTTCATTCCTCCATTTACAAACTTGCCGCAGACAATTCTGCTAGCAGCCTTTGTGCTATTATCTGTTTTCTAAACTTAGTAATTGAGTGTTATCTGGAGACTAAACTCTGAAATCAATaagctgattatttatttattttctcaaaacaacagaatatgatTTAGCAAATTACCTCTTAAGATATTATTTTGCACTTCTATATTCTCCTACCCTGAGTTGATGTGTGAGCAATATGTCACTTCCACAAAGCCAGGTATATATACATTACGGACAGGTAagtaaaaacatattatttattctaggtttttgtccaagagttttaaatttcaactgTTGTGCATGTGTTGGTAACGTAAAACAAATTCAGTACggtagtattcagtacagtatttAAGCCCCTGTACTTAAACATATTTCTTGTACCAGTGAAGTTACGTGAAAACCAAATTTGTGTGATATATTGTAGATGAAAGTAAATTAGTCTTTATGTTCCCCACAAATTGAAATGCATTTCAAAAACtctgtgttgtgtatgtgtgtgtgtgtgagagagagagacagagagagtgtgtgtgtgtatgtgagagagagagagtgtgtgtgtgtatgtgagagagagagtgtgtgtgtgtgtatgtgagagagagagagagagagagaccctttGGTTGCCTCCATAAGCTGGCTGCTATGATTAATAAGACCaagttttccaaagaaaatgagaTCATAACAAAAGCCCTCTTTATGCCTATCTTTTATCAGGGGcaaaaaggaaagagacaaaACAGCATGAGATGATGAGACCAAGTGATGAAAATTCATTCACAATGATTACTTTCAAGAGTAATTTCTCTTGGGTAATTCAGCAGCCTGTTACTATGGCTCTCTGGAGTGatagctaatgtaaatgaagCCACTAAAAGTGGATTATCCTGACAAGAATATACTCAACCAATAATGCAACAGAAATCCATTCAAAGCATTCgggaaaaattcaaaagaataaatattccttttttttttttttaagttaatgacCTATGATCCATTTCTTCCCTAACAAGCAGCAAGCACTTAAAAATATCCAGCCAGGATGAAATGGAAACCCACCTGacttgttaatatttttgtttggttccAGGGACTCAGATTCTAAGCCAAATTCTTTGACTGCACTTGGCAAACATCTCGAATTATTTTTGCCAACTTTTCtttatcttggaaaaaaaaaatatttcatgaatggGTGTCACGGGACCcaaaattgattaatttttaaaaacctttcttgCAGATACGTATGACACCCTAAAAAATTTATCAGAAACAAAGTAAGTACTGTATAGTgtgaaaaattcttaaaagacaTCCTCTTTTACAAACTCACAAAAACAGCCTTTGGAATACCCACATGAAGTAgctgttgtttttgctttctatatacctacatcttggctattatgaaaagactggtttttggccaggtgtggtggctcatgcctgtaaccccagcactttgggaggtcaaggggggcagatcatctgagatcaggagtttgaaaccagccttgtcaacatggtgaaacctagtctttactaaaaataacaaaagttagccaggcgtggtgagaggcgcctgtagtcccagctactcgggaagctaaggcaggagagtcacttgaactcaggagtcagaggttgcagcaagctgagatcatgctactgcactccagccttgcgacagagcaagattctatctcaaaaaaaaaaaaaaaaaaaaaaaaaaaaaaaaagactgttttttCCAACAGCTATTCCAACCCCTCTGCATGGAAATATTCACCCAATCAATTGTTTTCCTAGTTTGGGTAAAGGCCTTCTGGGCAGGACTGGAGTGGGACACACAGAGGAGCAGCTGCAAACTATGTTTAGAAGCATGTCTGGGAAATGTCATGCCAGAAAAGACATATTCAAAGGTAGGCTTTGCATGAACGGAAAAGGAGGGTAATTCTATGTAGAGCAGAGCCTCTTATTTGGAGTGAGAGAAGCAGAAGTGGGGAAGCCATGGGAATTATGCTTTTCATTAGCCAAATTTGCAGGTAGGAGGATTGGCTAAGAAAAGGGAAGTCATCTTGGCTGAGGCTCATGAAACCAGGTGTAAAGAAAGCGGACTAGATCAATTTCATCCATTACAGGAAGAGGAGCCGTGAGAGATAATCCAGAAATTGTTGGGATTTGATGGTAGACGGTATTTTGGGACTATTCCATTTGAAATGAGAAGGCACCTGACATTCTTTGAATTCCTTTCAAGCAAAAGATTAAACTCACCCATGAGTTGactcagaaaaacataaaaagtattgTTGCTCTGCTCAAAGTTTTATCTAACTCATTCTCACTTCTTATTTCATGATGAAATGACATAAaagaggtgttttttgtttgtttgtttgtttgttttctggacCCAAGGCAAGGCAGCTACCTGGTCAGAGCTGTTTTATTTGTCTATGCTGTGGGGAGAAAATGGTTAACTGACTATGGAAGGCAGCCATTAAGATGTTCCCATGTGAGTGAACTTTCCAGGGTTCCCAGCTTCTGCATCCTTCCCCGTCCCTCATTTCCATTGTTGGTGATGACAAGGTCTCTCCCATTAGCCTCATGGAGTTCTctctcatttattaaaatttgctttcaggaaaaattttgaaaatgtgccGATAATGCCTGATTGGCCCTTTATCCTAAAGGCTTAAACTGGAGGAAGGAAGCTAAACTGAGAAATTTTGCAAATCATTGAgccaaaaatgtattaatatcaaGATCTATCATTTATTGACTAGTATGTGGCAGGCAGTGCCCTTTTATTTAGGCAGGGAGGGTTGGTTGGGGGGAGTGGGGTTCACACCTCTTAAAGAGGTGCTATCTTCTCCTATATAAATCATGTAAGTCAAGAGAATAAGAAGTTGTCTTTGGTTGGTTGTATTCAGGACATTAGAGTATGCAGTAGAAGATCCCAAGAGATCTTCAGATCATTTTAGGGTAAGAAATGCCAATa from the Macaca thibetana thibetana isolate TM-01 chromosome 11, ASM2454274v1, whole genome shotgun sequence genome contains:
- the LOC126930315 gene encoding putative uncharacterized protein CLLU1-AS1 isoform X2; its protein translation is MPDSLQTVQPNISQTSTSHGPALGAPLPGRNEMALLTSLPPNYEISEGKPRAISAYVRVDKGNVPRRRKKTRLGNDYGKKEAQEKIPYGRSKENFGLG
- the LOC126930315 gene encoding putative uncharacterized protein CLLU1-AS1 isoform X1 encodes the protein MNKLRHNQLKECLKTATDSLQTVQPNISQTSTSHGPALGAPLPGRNEMALLTSLPPNYEISEGKPRAISAYVRVDKGNVPRRRKKTRLGNDYGKKEAQEKM